The Salvelinus sp. IW2-2015 linkage group LG6.2, ASM291031v2, whole genome shotgun sequence genome window below encodes:
- the LOC111965643 gene encoding cytochrome b-245 heavy chain: MQFYELYFLGITLTTNLNWVEFEQVHCIKTXGNGLKTSSGGWRKSFKMGNWIINHGLTYFILVVWMAINIFIFVWFYFLYDLGDQFFYTRHLLGSALAWARAPAAVLNFNCLLILLPVCRNLLSLVRGSFVCCGRTMRKQLDKNISFHKLVAYMIGLMTAVHIIAHLLNVERYYNSWHGEYDTLSMALSRLNDSGNTTYLNPIRSTTTTPNLLVFTTIAGITGVIITLAFILMITSSMEVIRRSYFEVFWFTHHLFIVFFAGLVIHGAGRIVRSQTNANPPYNITFCKDHIEDWGKETMCPVPQFAGGFPQTWMWVIGPMVLYVCERLLRFIRYIQAVKYRKIVIRPSKVLELQLVKNGFKMDVGQYVFLNCPAISQLEWHPFTMTSAPEEDFFSVHIRSVGDWTQKLISIVEQLPEGAQGPKMGVDGPFGTASEDVFDYEVAMLVGAGIGVTPFASILKSIWYKFKDSNPELRTRKIYFYWLCRETHAFEWFADLLQVLEREMEERGMGDFLTYKLFLTGWDQSHATHVMVHADADTDVVTGLKQKTNYGRPNWDNEFEQVCKENPTSVVGTFLCGPVVLATVLSKKCVKYTDVDPRKTKFYFNKENF, translated from the exons ATGCAATTTTATGAACTGTATTTCCTTGGCATAACTTTGACTACTAACCTTAACTGGGTGGAGTTTGAACAGGTGCACTGTATAAAAACGAMAGGTAACGGCTTAAAGACCAGTAGTGGTGGATGGCGAAAGTCATTCAAAATGGGCAACTGGATCATTAACCATGGACTGACATACTTCATACTG GTGGTCTGGATGGCCATCAACATATTCATCTTCGTCTGGTTCTACTTCTTGTACGACTTGGGGGATCAGTTTTTCTACACGCGACACCTTTTAGGG TCTGCATTGGCCTGGGCCAGAGCCCCTGCAGCCGTCCTCAACTTCAACTGCCTGCTGATTCTGCTGCCTGTGTGTCGGAACCTGCTGTCTCTTGTCCGCGGCTCCTTCGTG TGCTGTGGGCGAACTATGAGGAAACAGCTGGACAAAAATATCAGTTTCCACAAGCTGGTGGCCTACATGATTGGCCTGATGACAG CGGTTCACATCATTGCCCATTTGCTGAACGTGGAGCGGTACTACAACAGCTGGCATGGAGAGTATGATACCCTCAGCATGGCMCTGTCCAGACTTAACGACTCGGGCAACACCACCTACCTGAACCCAATCCGCTCTACAACCACT ACTCCGAACCTCCTGGTGTTCACCACCATCGCTGGGATCACGGGCGTAATCATCACGCTGGCATTCATCCTTATGATCACCTCGTCCATGGAGGTCATCAGGCGCAGCTACTTCGAGGTCTTCTGGTTCACACACCACCTCTTCATTGTCTTCTTTGCTGGGCTGGTCATCCATGGAGCCGG ACGCATAGTTCGAAGTCAAACAAACGCCAATCCACCATATAATATCACCTTCTGTAAAGATCATATAGAAGACTGGGGGAAGGAAACAATGTGTCCCGTCCCTCAGTTTGCAGGGGGGTTCCCACAG ACCTGGATGTGGGTGATCGGTCCCATGGTCCTCTATGTGTGTGAGCGCTTGCTGCGCTTCATCCGCTACATTCAGGCTGTCAAGTACAGAAAG ATAGTGATTCGGCCGTCCAAAGTACTGGAACTGCAGCTGGTGAAGAATGGTTTCAAAATGGACGTGGGCCAGTACGTCTTCCTCAACTGCCCAGCCATCTCCCAACTGGAGTGGCACCCCTTCACCATGACCTCTGCCCCCGAGGAGGATTTCTTCAGCGTGCACATTCGCTCTGTAGGTGACTGGACCCAGAAACTCATCAGCATCGTGGAGCAGCTCCCTGAGGGGGCTCAGGGACCGAA AATgggtgtggatggaccatttggTACGGCCAGTGAGGATGTGTTTGACTACGAAGTCGCCATGCTGGTTGGCGCTGGAATCGGAGTCACCCCCTTCGCCTCCATCCTCAAGTCCATCTGGTACAAATTCAAGGACTCCAACCCCGAGCTACGCACCAGAAAG ATCTACTTCTATTGGCTGTGCAGGGAGACGCATGCATTCGAGTGGTTTGCAGATCTGCTGCAGGtgctggagagggagatggaggagagaggcatGGGAGACTTCCTCACCTACAAACTCTTCCTCACTGGATGGGATCAGAGCCAT GCAACTCATGTGATGGTTCATGCGGATGCGGACACGGATGTGGTAACTGGTCTGAAGCAGAAAACCAACTACGGCAGGCCCAACTGGGATAACGAGTTTGAACAAGTGTGCAAAGAGAATCCGAC GTCAGTGGTGGGCACGTTCTTGTGTGGCCCTGTGGTCTTAGCTACCGTCTTGTCAAAGAAATGTGTCAAATACACGGACGTCGATCCCCGAAAGACCAAATTCTACTTCAACAAGGAGAACTTCTGA